Proteins encoded within one genomic window of Bombus terrestris chromosome 11, iyBomTerr1.2, whole genome shotgun sequence:
- the LOC125385980 gene encoding 40S ribosomal protein S6-like isoform X2, which yields MLNVSYPATGCQKLFEISDEHKLRIFYEKRMGAEVEADALGNEWKGYVVRISGGNDKQGFPMKQGVLTNGRVRLLLSKGHSCYRPRRDGERKRKSVHGCIVDSNLSVLALVIVKKGEKDIPDLTDREVPRRLGPKRASKIRKLFNLSKEDDVRRFVVKRPIQKEGKPQRSKAPKIQRLITPLTLQRKRHRLALKTKRCLARKQQAAEYAKLLAQRQKEAKNRHQEELKRRRSASIRDSKSGSQSAPAIQK from the exons ATG TTGAACGTATCGTATCCTGCAACAGGATGTCAAAAACTGTTTGAAATCTCCGATGAACATAAGctgagaattttttatgaaaagcgtATGGGCGCAGAAGTAGAGGCTGATGCTCTCGGTAACGAATGGAAGGGATATGTCGTTCGTATCTCCGGCGGCAATGATAAACAAGGATTTCCTATGAAACAGGGCGTTCTGACTAATG GGCGCGTACGTTTATTGCTCTCAAAAGGACATTCATGCTACAGACCTAGACGTGATGGTGAGCGTAAACGTAAATCTGTCCATGGATGCATAGTCGATTCCAACCTTTCAGTACTCGCTCTCGTCATTgtcaaaaaaggagaaaag GATATCCCGGATTTAACTGACAGGGAAGTCCCACGCCGTTTAGGACCCAAGAGAGCGAGCAAAATTCGCAAACTATTTAACTTATCGAAGGAAGATGATGTCCGTCGATTCGTTGTGAAACGACCAATTCAAAAAGAGGGCAAACCACAGCGGTCGAAAGCCCCTAAAATTCAACGTCTTATTACCCCACTTACACTCCAg agaAAGAGGCATAGACTGGCTCTAAAGACGAAGCGTTGCTTGGCTCGCAAGCAACAAGCAGCAGAATATGCGAAGCTGTTAGCACAACGGCAAAAGGAAGCTAAGAATAGACATCAAGAAGAACTAAAGCGAAGACGTAGTGCTTCTATACGAGATTCCAAATCGGGCAGTCAGTCTGCACCCGCCATTCAAAAGTAA
- the LOC125385980 gene encoding 40S ribosomal protein S6-like isoform X1: MKLNVSYPATGCQKLFEISDEHKLRIFYEKRMGAEVEADALGNEWKGYVVRISGGNDKQGFPMKQGVLTNGRVRLLLSKGHSCYRPRRDGERKRKSVHGCIVDSNLSVLALVIVKKGEKDIPDLTDREVPRRLGPKRASKIRKLFNLSKEDDVRRFVVKRPIQKEGKPQRSKAPKIQRLITPLTLQRKRHRLALKTKRCLARKQQAAEYAKLLAQRQKEAKNRHQEELKRRRSASIRDSKSGSQSAPAIQK, translated from the exons ATGAAG TTGAACGTATCGTATCCTGCAACAGGATGTCAAAAACTGTTTGAAATCTCCGATGAACATAAGctgagaattttttatgaaaagcgtATGGGCGCAGAAGTAGAGGCTGATGCTCTCGGTAACGAATGGAAGGGATATGTCGTTCGTATCTCCGGCGGCAATGATAAACAAGGATTTCCTATGAAACAGGGCGTTCTGACTAATG GGCGCGTACGTTTATTGCTCTCAAAAGGACATTCATGCTACAGACCTAGACGTGATGGTGAGCGTAAACGTAAATCTGTCCATGGATGCATAGTCGATTCCAACCTTTCAGTACTCGCTCTCGTCATTgtcaaaaaaggagaaaag GATATCCCGGATTTAACTGACAGGGAAGTCCCACGCCGTTTAGGACCCAAGAGAGCGAGCAAAATTCGCAAACTATTTAACTTATCGAAGGAAGATGATGTCCGTCGATTCGTTGTGAAACGACCAATTCAAAAAGAGGGCAAACCACAGCGGTCGAAAGCCCCTAAAATTCAACGTCTTATTACCCCACTTACACTCCAg agaAAGAGGCATAGACTGGCTCTAAAGACGAAGCGTTGCTTGGCTCGCAAGCAACAAGCAGCAGAATATGCGAAGCTGTTAGCACAACGGCAAAAGGAAGCTAAGAATAGACATCAAGAAGAACTAAAGCGAAGACGTAGTGCTTCTATACGAGATTCCAAATCGGGCAGTCAGTCTGCACCCGCCATTCAAAAGTAA